A region from the Variovorax sp. RKNM96 genome encodes:
- a CDS encoding YihY family inner membrane protein: MIPAMNRRQLWRDLSRFPWRNTAAVLGERFREDRLGLTASSLTFTTTIAMVPFFTVALALFTVFPMFAKMQGRLQRWLIESLIPDNIARQVLGYLNQFASKASGLGIAGLIVLLITAIALILTIDKTLNNIWRVPRPRPLAQRVLIYWATITLGPLILAVSLSTTSYVFAASRDVVGGAMVKLAFDSLEFLLLAAGMAALYHYVPNTNVRWSHAWAGGIFVAAAIEIAKRVLGYYLSLVPTYSVLYGAFATFPILLVWIYVAWVIVLLGAVIAAYLPSLLTGVARRGGTAGWPLQLAMEALQHLARAQATPAKGMGATELVTRMRVDTLQLTPVLETLVALDWIAPLAEEPADQDPRYVLLADPSTPIEPLLKELLMPQAEPLEDLWQKGPLRSLRLGDVLLI, from the coding sequence ATGATACCGGCCATGAATCGCAGGCAGCTTTGGAGGGATCTTTCGCGTTTTCCGTGGCGCAACACCGCGGCGGTATTGGGCGAGCGTTTCCGCGAAGATCGCCTGGGCCTCACGGCCAGCAGCCTGACCTTCACGACCACCATCGCGATGGTCCCGTTCTTCACGGTGGCGCTTGCCCTCTTCACCGTGTTCCCCATGTTCGCCAAGATGCAGGGCCGTCTGCAGCGCTGGCTCATCGAGAGCCTGATCCCCGACAACATCGCGCGCCAGGTGCTCGGCTACCTGAACCAGTTCGCGAGCAAGGCCAGCGGCCTCGGGATCGCGGGCCTGATCGTGCTGCTGATCACCGCCATCGCGCTGATCCTCACGATCGACAAGACGCTCAACAACATCTGGCGCGTGCCCCGGCCCCGGCCGCTGGCGCAGCGGGTGCTGATCTACTGGGCCACCATCACGCTCGGCCCGCTGATCCTGGCCGTGAGCCTGTCGACCACCTCGTACGTGTTCGCGGCCTCGCGCGACGTGGTGGGCGGCGCGATGGTCAAGCTGGCCTTCGACAGCCTCGAATTCCTGCTGCTCGCCGCCGGCATGGCCGCGCTCTACCACTACGTGCCGAATACCAACGTGCGCTGGTCGCATGCCTGGGCCGGCGGCATCTTCGTGGCGGCGGCCATCGAGATCGCCAAGCGCGTGCTGGGCTACTACCTGAGCCTGGTGCCGACCTATTCGGTGCTGTACGGCGCCTTCGCCACCTTCCCGATCCTGTTGGTGTGGATCTATGTGGCGTGGGTGATCGTGCTTTTAGGGGCGGTCATCGCGGCCTACCTGCCGAGCCTGCTCACGGGCGTGGCGCGACGCGGCGGCACGGCGGGCTGGCCGCTGCAACTGGCGATGGAGGCGCTGCAGCACCTGGCGCGCGCGCAGGCCACGCCGGCCAAGGGCATGGGGGCGACCGAGCTGGTGACGCGCATGCGCGTCGATACGCTGCAACTCACGCCGGTGCTCGAAACCCTGGTGGCGCTCGACTGGATCGCCCCCCTGGCCGAGGAGCCCGCCGACCAGGACCCGCGCTACGTGCTGCTGGCCGACCCGTCGACGCCCATCGAACCGCTGCTCAAGGAGTTGCTGATGCCGCAGGCCGAGCCGCTCGAAGACCTCTGGCAGAAGGGGCCGCTGCGGTCGCTTCGCCTGGGCGACGTGCTCCTCATCTAG